A window from Nycticebus coucang isolate mNycCou1 chromosome X, mNycCou1.pri, whole genome shotgun sequence encodes these proteins:
- the LOC128577202 gene encoding LOW QUALITY PROTEIN: uncharacterized protein LOC128577202 (The sequence of the model RefSeq protein was modified relative to this genomic sequence to represent the inferred CDS: inserted 1 base in 1 codon; deleted 2 bases in 1 codon; substituted 1 base at 1 genomic stop codon), with translation MGQTVTTPLSLTLDHWTEVKRRGRDLSVEVKKGPWQTFCSSEWPTFNVGWPSGGTFDLSLIFAIKEFVFQTGPGAHPDQQPYIIVWQDPVQNPPPWIRPWSATSRPPSNPQVLAVQSSGPRKGGDSSDPPKKIYPEIQTDHLLLNPPPPPPPYSCLGSNPAIAPSAPPGEPSLGPTQGTRSHRWGGVSPDTTVALPLRAYGPPPVATDGGPPPLQPLQYWPFSSTDLYNWKINHPPFSEDPQRLTGLVESLMFSHQPTWDDCQQLIQTLFTTEERERILLEARKNVLGADGRPTQLPNIIKAAFPLSRPDWDFNTAEGRERLSVYRQALVAGLRGAARRPTNLAKVREVIQGATEPPSVFLERLMEAFRRYTPFDPASEGQRASVAMTFIRQSAVDIKRKLQRIEGLQYYTLQDLVKEAEKVYHKGETEEEKEQRKEKEREERENKRDRRQEKNLTRILATVVGEKSQEQTQGRTKKSGSLGNHIPLDKDQCAYCKEKGHWARECPKKKKKELSKKVLALEEEEDXRGRGSEPLPEPRVILKVEGKPVEFLVDTGAQHSVLLEPSGPVSKKKSWVVGATGHQQYSWTTRRSVDLGVGRVTHLFLIIPECPAPLLGRDLLTEMEAQITFTPDGPEVTQNKRVTALTMRLEDEHRLFEKQREKGTSLVNDWLEKYPGAWAETAGMGLAAERPPIVIELKATSTPVAVRQYPVTKEAREGIKPHIQRLLQLGILVKCQSPWNTPLLPVKKPGTGDYRPVQDLREVNKWAQDIHPTVPNPYNLLSSLPPNHIWYTVLDLKDAFFCLRLHSSSQNIFAFEWRDPDSGTTGQLTWTRLPQGFKNSPTIFDEALHQDLAHFRASHPQVTLLQYVDDLLLAGTTKEECYRGTELLLEELARLGYRASAKKAQICQKEVTYLGYTLRGGQRWLTEARKHTVTQIPVPRSPRQVREFLGTAGFCHLWIPGFATLAAPLYPLTKEGTPFEWGASQQRAFDNIKKALLSAPALALPDVTKPFVLYVDEKRGVARGVLTQPLGPWKRPVAYLSKKLDPVAGGWPACLRSVAAVAVLVKDADKLTMGQKLTVIAPHALESIIRQPPDRWLSNARMTHYQSLLLNGDRVQFGPPVILNPATLLPDTSVQKDVLHTCQEXLAEETGTRKDLCDKPLPDAQLTWFTDGSSSIIEGKRVAGAAVVDDKQTIWASSLPEGTSAQKAELVALTQALRLAEGKKVNIYTDSRYAFATAHVHGAIYRQRGLLTSAGKEIKHKEEILSLLEAVHLPKKVAIIHCPGHQKGGSRVAEGNQRTDREAKLAAQRLNVLPLYENTLRPSLKEIELPLVKHFKYSERDLERMNRLGLHLESPEGIRETPERKIILPEEQAITFLRQLHKLTHLGPKHLRTIVQSSPYYIMELSKLVDAAAKECRPCQLVNTQPSTLPQGRRLRGGRPGSYWETDFTEIKLAKYGYKYLLVFIDTFSGWVEAFPTKRETAQVVAKIILEEIFPRFGLPKVIGSDNGPAFFAQVNQGLAKILGLEWKLHCAYRPQSSGQVERMNRTLKEAMTKLSLETGITDWTVLLPFALFRVRNTPSTLKLTPFEILYGAHPPLVAMQHLPSPESYSSQSLYTRLKALETVQKEVWSRLIEAYKPGDLQIPHRFQVGDSVYIRRHRTANLEPRWKGPYLVLLTTPTAIKVDGITAWIHASHVKPAPPPDSGWKVEKTDNPLKL, from the exons atgggacagactgtgacaacccctctgagtttaactctagatcattggactgaagtgaagagaagaggtcgtgatctgtcagtagaggttaaaaaaggcccatggcagactttctgctcctcggagtggcctacttttaacgtcggctggccctcaggaggaacctttgacttatctcttatttttgctattaaagagtttgtttttcagacaggaccgggagcccatccggatcaacaaccttacatcatagtctggcaggacccggtgcagaatccgcccccctggatTCGGCCGTGgtctgccacatccaggcccccgtctaatcctcaggtgctcgctgtccaatcttccggtcccagaaaagggggcgacagttcggacccccctaagaagatctacccggaaatccagactgatcatcttctcctcaaccctccaccccctcctcccccatac tcctgccttggctccaatccggcgattgccccctctgcacccccgggggaaccttcactggggcccacacaaggtaccaggagtcaccgctggggaggagtgtctcccgacactactgttgccctacccctgagggcatacggccccccgccggtggcaacagatgggggaccacctcctctccagcccctccagtactggccattttcttccacagacctgtataactggaaaattaatcacccccctttttcagaagacccccaacgcctgactgggctggtagagtccctgatgttctctcatcagcccacatgggatgactgccagcagctcatacagactctcttcactactgaagagagggagaggattttactagaagctaggaagaatgtactcggggcggatgggcgtcctacccagctccccaacatcatcaaggctgcctttcccctctccagaccagactgggatttcaacacggcagaaggtagggagcgactgtcagtctatcgccaggctctagtggctggcctccgtggggcggcaagacgccccactaatttggctaaggtaagagaagtaatacagggggccacagAACCCCCCTCtgtgtttcttgagcgtctaatggaagcttttaggcgttacaccccatttgaccctgcctctgaaggacagagggcttccgtggctatgactttcatacggcagtcagctgtagacattaaaagaaagctgcagaggattgaaggattgcagtactataccttgcaggatttagttaaggaagctgagaaagtataccataaaggagaaactgaggaagaaaaagagcagagaaaggagaaagagagagaagaaagggaaaataagagagaccgaagacaggagaaaaacttaacacggattttggccacagtagtaggggagaagagccaggaacagacccaaggtagaactaagaagtcaggtagcctgggcaaccacatcccgttagataaggatcaatgtgcctactgtaaggaaaaggggcactgggccagggaatgtcctaaaaaaaagaagaaagaactgtccaagaaagtactggccttagaggaagaagaagattagcggggacggggctcggaacccctccccgagcctagggtaatacttaaggtggaggggaagccagttgagttccttgtagacaccggagctcaacactcagtcctacttgaaccatcaggacccgtctccaagaaaaaatcctgggttgtaggggccacagggcatcagcagtactcatggactacccgaagatcagtagatctgggagtgggacgggtaacccacttgttcttaattatccctgagtgccctgcgcccctcctcgggagagatttactcaccgaaatggaagcccaaatcacttttactcctgatggcccagaggtaacccaaaataagagggtaacagccctgaccatgcgtttagaggatgaacatagactctttgaaaagcagcgggagaaagggactagtctcgtaaatgactggctagaaaaatatcccggggcatgggccgaaactgctggaatgggactggccgcagaaaggccgcctatagtcatagaactcaaagctacttccactcctgtggcagtgcgccaatatcctgtgactaaggaagctcgggaaggaattaagcctcacattcagcgtctcctacagctgggcatactagtaaaatgccagtcaccatggaacacccccttattacccgtcaagaaacccggcacaggagactatcgccctgtgcaggacttaagagaagtaaacaagtgggcgcaagacatccaccccaccgtgcctaacccttataatctgttaagctctctccctccgaaccatatctggtacactgtcctggatttaaaggacgccttcttctgcctccgactacactcctctagccagaacatcttcgcatttgaatggagagacccggactctggaacaacggggcaattgacatggacccgacttccacaggggtttaagaactccccaaccatctttgatgaagccctccaccaagacctagctcactttcgcgccagccaccctcaggtaacgctcctacaatatgtagatgacttactactagctggaacaacaaaagaagagtgctatcggggcacagaactactgctagaagaactagcccgcttaggatatcgagcctctgctaaaaaagcccagatctgccagaaagaggtaacgtacctgggttacaccctaagaggagggcagagatggttaacggaagccaggaagcatactgtgactcagattccagttccccgctcgccccgccaggtgcgagaattcttagggactgcggggttctgccacttatggataccggggtttgctactctggcagcccccctctaccctttgaccaaggaaggcactcccttcgagtggggtgccagccaacagcgggcctttgacaacattaaaaaggccttattatcagccccggccctggctctaccagatgtaacaaagccctttgtcctatacgtagatgagaagagaggagtggcccgaggggtgctgacgcagcctttagggccatggaaaagaccggtagcatacctctccaagaaattggaccccgtcgctggtggttggccagcctgtctgaggtctgtggcggcagtagcggtactggtaaaagatgcagacaaattgactatggggcagaagttgacagtcattgccccccatgctttagaaagcatcatcagacagccccctgaccggtggctgtctaatgcccgcatgacacattaccagagtctcctattaaacggagacagagtccagtttggcccgcctgtcatcctcaacccagctaccctattacctgatacctctgtccagaaagatgtattacacacatgccaag gtctggctgaggaaactggaactcggaAGGATCTCTGTGAtaagcccctgccggatgcccagctgacctggttcactgatgggagcagctccataatagaaggtaaaagggtggccggggcggcggtagtggacgataagcagaccatctgggcaagtagtctgcctgaagggacgtcggcccagaaggccgagctggtcgccttgacccaggccttacgtttggcagaagggaaaaaagttaacatatacaccgatagcaggtatgcttttgctacggcccatgttcatggggccatttacaggcagcgaggactgctgacttcagcaggaaaagaaattaaacacaaggaagaaatcctaagtctactggaggctgttcacctccctaagaaagtggccattatccactgccctgggcatcagaaaggggggtccagagttgccgagggaaaccaaagaaccgaccgagaagctaagctagcagctcaaaggctcaacgtcctgccgctatatgaaaacactttaaggcctagccttaaagaaatagaactcccccttgtcaaacactttaaatattcggagcgggatctcgagagaatgaacagattaggcctccacttagaatccccagaggggatccgagaaactccggaaagaaaaatcatcctccctgaagagcaggcgatcacctttctcagacaacttcataaattaactcatttgggccccaagcatctaagaactattgttcagtcctccccatactatattatggaattaagtaaactcgttgacgcagctgcaaaagagtgcagaccttgccaattagtaaacacccagcctagcacattacctcagggAAGACGACTCCGAGGAGGTCGTCCTgggagctactgggaaacagattttacagaaattaagctggccaaatacggatacaagtacttgctggtgttcatagatactttctcaggatgggtcgaggcttttcctacaaaaagggagactgctcaagtcgtagccaaaataatattagaagaaatttttccaagatttgggctacccaaggtaatcggatccgacaacggtcccgctttttttgcccaggttaatcaaggtttagccaaaatcctggggcttgagtggaaattacattgtgcttatcggccccaaagctcagggcaggtagaaaggatgaatagaaccctaaaagaggccatgactaaattatccttagagactggcattactgactggacagtcctccttccctttgccctgttccgtgtgcgcaacacccctagcactctcaagctgaccccctttgaaatcctatatggagctcaccccccgcttgttgccatgcagcacctcccttccccagaatcttactcctctcaatctctatacaccagattaaaagcccttgaaactgtgcaaaaggaggtgtggagccggctgatcgaggcctacaagcccggggatctgcaaatacctcaccggttccaggttggagattcggtgtacatccggcgccaccggacagccaaccttgaaccacggtggaaaggaccatacctggtgctgctcacaaccccgacggcaataaaagttgatggcatcacagcctggatccacgcatctcatgtcaaaccagcaccgccgccagactccgggtggaaagtggaaaagacggacaaccccctcaagctc